One Oryza brachyantha chromosome 3, ObraRS2, whole genome shotgun sequence DNA segment encodes these proteins:
- the LOC102713450 gene encoding protein spotted leaf 11-like isoform X2, whose amino-acid sequence MDEEAKPRSNADGNTDAASSAAEAAASTAAPSSSESAEGKAKAKEEEEEEEAGDLVGQLVELVEEIAAISDFRNAYRRQFCNLSRRIRLLAPMLEEAKEGPRPLPEVSYSALRRLREALGDSRELLRLGSSGSKIFLVLEREKVMKSFQDITARLEQALGSISFDELEISDEVREQVELVHAQFKRAKERSDPSDDDLFNDLVSIYNSSTTANVDPDTLQRLSEKLQLVTISDLNQESLILHEMAAGGDPGGVVEKMSMLLKRIKDFVQSRDPETGNSTSTTELSGKDNIASPIVPDDFRCPISLDLMKDPVIVATGQTYERGYIERWLEAGHDTCPKTQLKLPNKSLTPNYVLRSLIAQWCEANGMEPPKRAAQHNNAPASCTAAEHSKVVELLQKLSSQNLEDQREAAGMLRQLAKRSPENRACIGDAGAIPILVSLLSTTDVSTQEHVVTALLNLSIYEENKARIITSGAVPGVVHVLKRGSMEARENSAATLFSLSLVDENKITIGASGAIPALVLLLSNGSQRGKRDAATALFNLCIYQGNKGKAVRAGLVPILLGLVTETESGMMDEALAILAILSSHPEGKTAISSANAISMLVGVIRNGSARNKENAAAVLVHLCNGEQQQQHLAEAQEQGIVTLLEELAESGTDRGKRKAIQLLERMNRFLMQQSQAQAQAEAMAQAHAYAQSQAQALNEAQSQADMQVEQLLLPTSSHLSDRRDD is encoded by the exons atggacgaGGAAGCGAAGCCCAGGTCTAACGCCGACGGTAACACCGACGCCGCGTCTTCTGCAGCGGAGGCAGCAGCGTCTACGGCGGCGCCCTCGAGCTCGGAGTCGGCGGAGGggaaggcgaaggcgaaggaggaggaggaggaggaggaggcgggtgATTTGGTGGGGCAGCTGGTGGAGTTGGTGGAAGAGATCGCCGCCATCTCGGACTTCAGGAATGCGTACCGCCGGCAGTTCTGCAACCTGTCGCGGCGGATCCGGCTGCTCGCGCCCATGCTGGAGGAGGCTAAGGAGGGGCCTCGGCCGCTGCCGGAGGTGTCGTATTCCGCTCTCCGGCGGCTCAGAGAGGCTCTCGGAGACTCCAGGGAGCTCCTCCGGCTAGGTAGCAGCGGCAGCAAGATCTTCCTG GTtcttgagagagagaaagtaaTGAAATCTTTCCAGGATATTACTGCAAGGCTTGAACAAGCCTTAGGTTCTATCTCATTTGATGAACTTGAAATATCAGATGAAGTAAGAGAACAG GTTGAGTTGGTCCATGCTCAGTTCAAGAGAGCTAAAGAACGATCTGATCCATCTGATGATGATCTCTTTAATGATTTGGTGTCCATCTACAACTCAAGCACCACTGCTAATGTTGACCCAGATACTCTTCAGAGGTTATCTGAGAAGTTGCAGCTTGTCACAATATCAGACCTCAATCAAGAATCGTTGATCTTGCATGAGATGGCTGCTGGTGGTGATCCTGGTGGGGTTGTTGAGAAGATGTCAATGCTGCTAAAAAGAATCAAGGATTTTGTGCAGAGTCGAGATCCTGAAACGGGCAACTCAACAAGTACGACAGAACTTTCTGGAAAAGACAACATAGCATCTCCGATTGTTCCGGATGATTTCCGTTGCCCCATATcactggatttaatgaaagaTCCAGTTATTGTTGCCACTGGACAG ACTTATGAGCGAGGATACATAGAGAGATGGCTGGAGGCTGGACATGACACCTGTCCAAAGACACAGTTGAAGCTTCCCAATAAATCTCTAACGCCAAATTATGTCCTACGTAGCCTTATAGCTCAATGGTGTGAAGcaaatggcatggagccaCCGAAACGTGCTGCTCAGCATAATAATGCACCAGCATCATGTACCGCTGCTGAACATAGCAAAGTCGTTGAGCTTCTTCAGAAATTATCATCCCAAAATCTAGAAGACCAGCGTGAAGCTGCAGGTATGCTCCGTCAGCTTGCCAAACGCAGTCCTGAAAATCGTGCTTGTATAGGAGATGCTGGTGCTATTCCTATTCTTGTGAGTCTGCTATCGACAACTGATGTTAGCACTCAAGAGCATGTAGTTACTGCTCTCTTGAATCTTTCGATTTATGAAGAGAACAAGGCAAGAATAATCACCTCTGGAGCTGTTCCTGGAGTAGTGCATGTGTTGAAGAGGGGCAGCATGGAGGCTCGAGAGAATTCAGCTGCCACATTGTTCAGTCTTTCACTTGTAGATGAGAACAAAATAACAATTGGGGCTTCTGGGGCAATTCCTGCTCTTGTGCTTCTTTTGAGTAATGGAAGTCAAAGAGGTAAAAGGGATGCAGCTACAGCCCTATTTAACCTGTGTATCTATCAGGGCAACAAGGGCAAAGCTGTTAGAGCTGGATTGGTTCCTATACTCTTAGGACTAGTCACTGAGACTGAAAGTGGAATGATGGATGAGGCTCTTGCTATATTGGCAATTCTCTCGAGCCATCCTGAGGGCAAGACCGCTATTAGTTCTGCCAATGCCATTTCAATGCTAGTCGGAGTAATCAGAAATGGATCTGCAAGGAACAAGGAaaatgctgctgctgttctgGTGCATCTTTGCAATggcgagcagcagcaacagcatcTTGCTGAAGCACAGGAGCAGGGGATCGTGACCCTGTTGGAGGAGCTAGCCGAAAGTGGCACGGACAGAGGAAAGAGGAAAGCAATCCAGCTTCTCGAGCGGATGAATCGGTTTCTTATGCAGCAAAGTCAAGCCCAAGCCCAAGCAGAGGCCATGGCACAAGCTCATGCGTATGCGCAATCTCAGGCTCAGGCTCTAAACGAAGCTCAATCTCAGGCAGATATGCAGGTGGAGCAATTGTTGCTTCCTACTTCATCACATCTTTCTGATAGACGAGATGACTGA
- the LOC102713450 gene encoding protein spotted leaf 11-like isoform X1: MDEEAKPRSNADGNTDAASSAAEAAASTAAPSSSESAEGKAKAKEEEEEEEAGDLVGQLVELVEEIAAISDFRNAYRRQFCNLSRRIRLLAPMLEEAKEGPRPLPEVSYSALRRLREALGDSRELLRLGSSGSKIFLVLEREKVMKSFQDITARLEQALGSISFDELEISDEVREQFFNFGFAQVELVHAQFKRAKERSDPSDDDLFNDLVSIYNSSTTANVDPDTLQRLSEKLQLVTISDLNQESLILHEMAAGGDPGGVVEKMSMLLKRIKDFVQSRDPETGNSTSTTELSGKDNIASPIVPDDFRCPISLDLMKDPVIVATGQTYERGYIERWLEAGHDTCPKTQLKLPNKSLTPNYVLRSLIAQWCEANGMEPPKRAAQHNNAPASCTAAEHSKVVELLQKLSSQNLEDQREAAGMLRQLAKRSPENRACIGDAGAIPILVSLLSTTDVSTQEHVVTALLNLSIYEENKARIITSGAVPGVVHVLKRGSMEARENSAATLFSLSLVDENKITIGASGAIPALVLLLSNGSQRGKRDAATALFNLCIYQGNKGKAVRAGLVPILLGLVTETESGMMDEALAILAILSSHPEGKTAISSANAISMLVGVIRNGSARNKENAAAVLVHLCNGEQQQQHLAEAQEQGIVTLLEELAESGTDRGKRKAIQLLERMNRFLMQQSQAQAQAEAMAQAHAYAQSQAQALNEAQSQADMQVEQLLLPTSSHLSDRRDD; encoded by the exons atggacgaGGAAGCGAAGCCCAGGTCTAACGCCGACGGTAACACCGACGCCGCGTCTTCTGCAGCGGAGGCAGCAGCGTCTACGGCGGCGCCCTCGAGCTCGGAGTCGGCGGAGGggaaggcgaaggcgaaggaggaggaggaggaggaggaggcgggtgATTTGGTGGGGCAGCTGGTGGAGTTGGTGGAAGAGATCGCCGCCATCTCGGACTTCAGGAATGCGTACCGCCGGCAGTTCTGCAACCTGTCGCGGCGGATCCGGCTGCTCGCGCCCATGCTGGAGGAGGCTAAGGAGGGGCCTCGGCCGCTGCCGGAGGTGTCGTATTCCGCTCTCCGGCGGCTCAGAGAGGCTCTCGGAGACTCCAGGGAGCTCCTCCGGCTAGGTAGCAGCGGCAGCAAGATCTTCCTG GTtcttgagagagagaaagtaaTGAAATCTTTCCAGGATATTACTGCAAGGCTTGAACAAGCCTTAGGTTCTATCTCATTTGATGAACTTGAAATATCAGATGAAGTAAGAGAACAG TTTTTCAACTTTGGTTTTGCACAGGTTGAGTTGGTCCATGCTCAGTTCAAGAGAGCTAAAGAACGATCTGATCCATCTGATGATGATCTCTTTAATGATTTGGTGTCCATCTACAACTCAAGCACCACTGCTAATGTTGACCCAGATACTCTTCAGAGGTTATCTGAGAAGTTGCAGCTTGTCACAATATCAGACCTCAATCAAGAATCGTTGATCTTGCATGAGATGGCTGCTGGTGGTGATCCTGGTGGGGTTGTTGAGAAGATGTCAATGCTGCTAAAAAGAATCAAGGATTTTGTGCAGAGTCGAGATCCTGAAACGGGCAACTCAACAAGTACGACAGAACTTTCTGGAAAAGACAACATAGCATCTCCGATTGTTCCGGATGATTTCCGTTGCCCCATATcactggatttaatgaaagaTCCAGTTATTGTTGCCACTGGACAG ACTTATGAGCGAGGATACATAGAGAGATGGCTGGAGGCTGGACATGACACCTGTCCAAAGACACAGTTGAAGCTTCCCAATAAATCTCTAACGCCAAATTATGTCCTACGTAGCCTTATAGCTCAATGGTGTGAAGcaaatggcatggagccaCCGAAACGTGCTGCTCAGCATAATAATGCACCAGCATCATGTACCGCTGCTGAACATAGCAAAGTCGTTGAGCTTCTTCAGAAATTATCATCCCAAAATCTAGAAGACCAGCGTGAAGCTGCAGGTATGCTCCGTCAGCTTGCCAAACGCAGTCCTGAAAATCGTGCTTGTATAGGAGATGCTGGTGCTATTCCTATTCTTGTGAGTCTGCTATCGACAACTGATGTTAGCACTCAAGAGCATGTAGTTACTGCTCTCTTGAATCTTTCGATTTATGAAGAGAACAAGGCAAGAATAATCACCTCTGGAGCTGTTCCTGGAGTAGTGCATGTGTTGAAGAGGGGCAGCATGGAGGCTCGAGAGAATTCAGCTGCCACATTGTTCAGTCTTTCACTTGTAGATGAGAACAAAATAACAATTGGGGCTTCTGGGGCAATTCCTGCTCTTGTGCTTCTTTTGAGTAATGGAAGTCAAAGAGGTAAAAGGGATGCAGCTACAGCCCTATTTAACCTGTGTATCTATCAGGGCAACAAGGGCAAAGCTGTTAGAGCTGGATTGGTTCCTATACTCTTAGGACTAGTCACTGAGACTGAAAGTGGAATGATGGATGAGGCTCTTGCTATATTGGCAATTCTCTCGAGCCATCCTGAGGGCAAGACCGCTATTAGTTCTGCCAATGCCATTTCAATGCTAGTCGGAGTAATCAGAAATGGATCTGCAAGGAACAAGGAaaatgctgctgctgttctgGTGCATCTTTGCAATggcgagcagcagcaacagcatcTTGCTGAAGCACAGGAGCAGGGGATCGTGACCCTGTTGGAGGAGCTAGCCGAAAGTGGCACGGACAGAGGAAAGAGGAAAGCAATCCAGCTTCTCGAGCGGATGAATCGGTTTCTTATGCAGCAAAGTCAAGCCCAAGCCCAAGCAGAGGCCATGGCACAAGCTCATGCGTATGCGCAATCTCAGGCTCAGGCTCTAAACGAAGCTCAATCTCAGGCAGATATGCAGGTGGAGCAATTGTTGCTTCCTACTTCATCACATCTTTCTGATAGACGAGATGACTGA